The following is a genomic window from Candidatus Paceibacterota bacterium.
TGAAGACCCGATTTTATCCAGGTATCTTTTTATTTCCTTTTCCCGTCTCCAAAAAATTGCGAATCGGGTCTTCTGGGTTGGGTGAAAACCTAGATGCTCAAGTGACTCCTTGAAAAAGCCTAAGATCGGTAAAGATCTATTTGTAAAATTCATCCCACTGTGAAAATATAGTTTATTTTTAATAAAATGTCTATCAACGTAAAAACAACCGTCTGTGTCGAACAGTCCTCTTAGGCAAGCCTTTCTGTAGTTGTCAGATTTAGAAATCCAAGATGGCACCTTGACCTGTTCCCTGACCTTACTTCCGGGCGACAAGCCCATTTTACATAAGTAATTTACTGCCAATGTTCTCGATACGATAACGTCTATGACGTTTGTGTTTTTCCGATATACCAATGAAGGTTTTATGTCGAAGACCTTTTTGATAAGATCCGCGACATATTTAGAGTATTGTTCATCATCAATTTTGTGCAGAGTAATTACGATCTGTCTTCTTGTCATTCCGCCGTCACCTAAGATTATACCAATAAGTTCGGCCAGCCTGACCGAGTGGTCAGGCTCTTTGATAGCGAGAGGTGAGAAAAAAGTTACACCTTGGGCTCTCATGGTTTCAGATGATCTAATCCCGCCAAGTCTTCGACCATCCGCTGTTCCCGGGTTGCCGTACAAAGCCTGTCTCGTCAGCCCGCCAATTTTTCCGTTCGTTGACTTAATTTTTGATTCGTCAATTTTTCTTGCTGGCCTCGGTAAACTGAATGGCAATTTAGTCGAAACTGACTTGATAAAATTTTCAGGTAGAGCAGTTCTGCTATTTCGCCAGTCTTGAAGGCTACGTGTTGAGATACCGTAATCCTTTGCCAGCTTTGACCATGAACCGTAGGTGTGCTTTAGGGGCGTAAATATTTGATCCAGGTCTTCTTGAGTGAAAAAATATCTAAGCATAAAACAATTGTAGCATACATCTATCAACGTCTCAGGCAAGATGCTGATTGTATAAATTTTTGCGATTTTCGCAAAAAATGCTATGCTCTCTGTGTTGTAGTTAGCTCTGTCTTTTCTCAATCCTTAACTACAAACTACCCACTACACACTACCAACTAAATGCTGGCCCTATCGTCTAATGGTTAGGACACGGCCTTTTCAAGGCTGTAGAGGGGTGAGCTTGGGGTGGGACCCAAGCGCAAGGCCGGAGCGAGCGAAGGCGAGTGAGGCGGGGTCGCAGAATTTTTCAGCAGAAAAATATCTGTGACCGACTCAAAGGAGTCGAACCCGGTTTAGTTTGATAATAAAATATTGGCCCTATCGTCTAGTGGTTAGGACACGGCCTTTTCAAGGCTGTAATCGGGGTTCGACTCCCCGTAGGGTCACAACGCAAATGCGCAACCGCCGAGAGGCGGTTTTGCGTTGTGACCCTAAGCAGAGCTAAACGCTCTGCGTCGGGGAGTCGAAGCCTGTTTGAGTATTTTTCTAAGCTTCTGAAGCGTAAGAAAAATCCAAACAGGGTACTGACCCTGTAAGGGTCGAATCTCCCCGTAGGATCACTAATAAATCGGGCCGTTCTATTCTAGCTTTTTGCAAAAAGCTAGAATAGAGAAATGGGAGGTTGTGGTGTATAATTTTTGGATGGCGATTAATTATCGAATAGTCGAAAGAATTGTGAAAGGTTTTGCCAATCACAATCGTCTCAAGATTCTTGAGTTGCTCCAAGCAGAGCCAGAATTATCGGTTATTGATGTGGCGGATAAGTTGGGAATCGGGTATATGAACGTTTCGGACCACATCCGTAAAATGAGTATTGCCGGTTTGTTGATGAAGCGTAGCAACGGACCGTTTGTACTTCACAAATTAACACCTCGAGCTGAGGGCATTCTAGCATTTTGCAAAAAGCTAAAATAGAGAAAGGGGAGTGGAGAAGTAGGAGAGAGAGTGGGGAAGGAAAGAAGAGAAGAAAAGAAAAAGAAGAGAGAAAGGGGAGGGAAAGGGGTGATGGTGGCGGGGTGGAGGTGGGGGTTTGGGTGATTGTAAAGCGGGGGTTTTGGGCGTATATTTGGTGGGTAGATCTGGGGTCTGTGATTCAAGACCTACCTACCGGCAGGCAGGTTCAAGATTCAGGATTTAAGATATAGGTATGGAGATTGAAAAAGAAATTTTGGAAATTAGGGATAGCACGTTCGCGCTGCTGCGCTCAGTATTCCCTCGCTCGACGCTCGGTCAGAAGTTAGTGGCTAAAATATTATATGGATATTGGAAAGGAAATTGAGGATATCAAAATCAGAAACCAAAGGGTGGAGATGGATAAGGCGTGGGAGGTGAGTTGGACTCGCCGGCTTTTTATAGCCGGCTCGACTTATGTAATCGCCGGGATTTGGCTCTTGATGATTGAGGATTCTTTGCCGTGGCTTAAGGCTTTGGTTCCGGCGGGTGGGAGGAAGTAAGTGAAAAGTTGAAAGTGTAAAGTAAAAAGTGCGGAAAGACGCTTTCGTTGCCGTTTGTCACATTCGGTCTACTGACCTCAGTATTTCCTCACTCGACGTTCGGTCACCGAAAAATGTGGGGCTAGAATAGGTTATAGCCACTAGCCAATAGCCAATAGGTTTGGGAAAAGAAATTTATGACCAAGATCAAGGATCTTCAAAAAATTGATAGGCCAAGAGAAAAGCTGCAAAAGTATGGCGCAGGTAAATTATCCGACGCTGAACTTTTGGCAATTCTACTTCGAACAGGTACAAAAGATTTAAATGTTTTAAAATTAGCGCAAAAGATTTTACAAAAATTCGAAAATGAAAAATTTATTAATATCACAATTGACGAATTAAAGACAATCCACGGGTTGGGGCCAGTAAAGGCTTGTGAGATTATTGCTTGTTTTGAGCTTGGAAGACGAATGTTGAAAGGTAAAAAATCATCAATTCTACTTTCTTCTAAAGATGTTTGGGAACGAATGGAAGATATTAGGGGAAGCAAAAAAGAGCATTTTGTAGTTTTTTATCTAGATAGTAGAAATCAAGAGATAAAAAAAGAAATTATTTCAGTTGGAACTTTAAATGAAAGCCTTGTTCACCCTAGAGAAGTATTTGAGGGTGCAATAAAAAATAATGCTTCTTCAGTTATTATTGCTCACAATCATCCCTCTGGAGATTTGGAACCCTCGCAAGCCGATATTGAGATAACAAAAAAATTAATTCATGCTGGGAAAATTCTAGATATTAAAATAATTGATCATATTATTGTAGTAAATGATTCGTGGTCAAAGATTGAAGTGTAAGAAAGTAATTGTATGAAAATAAAATCAATAAAAATAAATAATTTCCGCTCAATCAAAGAAGTTGAAATAACTGGACCCCTTGATGATGTGTGGACATTCGTCGGTCAAAACAATGCCGGCAAATCATCAGTAATGCATGCAATCAGAGCTTTTTATGGTGAATATGATGTGAAAGCCGAGGACTTTTGCCGAGCAGATGGTTCCAATAAGCCAATAGAGATTACTATGGAGTATAAGCTTTCCGACGATGAATTCTTACAGCTTCCTGAGCAATACAAATTACCCAATAATATTCTTTCTGTAGTCAAAAGATATGCGAGAGATTCTTTGAAGGGTGAATCACACGGATTTACTAAAGATTCGACAACTAGTGAAATAAAGGAAGTAGAGGAAGAATTTTTTGGAGCAAAAAACGTTGCTGTGGGAAAATTAGGAACGGTTATTTATATCCCCGCTGTTAAAGATTTAGGGGAGGAATTAAAAAAGACAAAATCATCCCTATTTTCAAAACTAATAAGTCGAATACTTACAGAGACGCTTACAGACCTTCCTTCGTGGAATAATCTTATTAAAAATACTGAGGAATTT
Proteins encoded in this region:
- the radC gene encoding DNA repair protein RadC codes for the protein MTKIKDLQKIDRPREKLQKYGAGKLSDAELLAILLRTGTKDLNVLKLAQKILQKFENEKFINITIDELKTIHGLGPVKACEIIACFELGRRMLKGKKSSILLSSKDVWERMEDIRGSKKEHFVVFYLDSRNQEIKKEIISVGTLNESLVHPREVFEGAIKNNASSVIIAHNHPSGDLEPSQADIEITKKLIHAGKILDIKIIDHIIVVNDSWSKIEV
- a CDS encoding winged helix-turn-helix domain-containing protein, which translates into the protein MAINYRIVERIVKGFANHNRLKILELLQAEPELSVIDVADKLGIGYMNVSDHIRKMSIAGLLMKRSNGPFVLHKLTPRAEGILAFCKKLK